In Stenotrophomonas sp. ESTM1D_MKCIP4_1, a single genomic region encodes these proteins:
- the secF gene encoding protein translocase subunit SecF: MKLFPLHILPNDTKIDFMRWRHVAMAVTIAVFIASVAIIGVKGFTFALDFTGGTLIEARFDRQVDVEQVREKLESNGFEGAQVQSYGGNTDLLIRLSPHGEHAPGTGDAAAEDKATAAAVVKAINSTDNPVTILRNEFVGPQIGKDLAKNGLYATIFMLAGFLIYIAVRFEWKFAVTASIVALFDLLVTVAYVSLLGREFDLNVLAGLLSVMGFAINDIIVVFDRVRENFRSLRAEPMEVLNRSINQTLSRTVITAVMFFLSALALYLYGGSSMEGLAETHMIGAVIVVLSSILVAVPMLTIGALRVSKQDLLPKAKDVEALARRP; encoded by the coding sequence ATGAAACTGTTTCCGCTGCATATCCTCCCGAACGACACCAAGATCGACTTCATGCGTTGGCGCCATGTCGCCATGGCAGTCACGATCGCGGTGTTCATCGCTTCGGTGGCCATCATCGGTGTGAAGGGCTTCACCTTCGCGCTGGATTTCACCGGCGGCACCCTGATCGAAGCCCGCTTCGACCGCCAGGTGGACGTCGAGCAGGTCCGCGAGAAGCTGGAGAGCAATGGCTTCGAGGGCGCCCAGGTGCAGAGCTACGGTGGCAACACCGATCTGCTGATCCGCCTGTCGCCGCACGGCGAGCATGCCCCCGGTACCGGCGATGCCGCTGCCGAGGACAAGGCCACCGCCGCAGCGGTGGTCAAGGCTATCAACAGCACCGACAACCCGGTCACCATCCTGCGCAACGAGTTCGTCGGCCCGCAGATCGGCAAGGACCTGGCCAAGAACGGCCTGTACGCCACCATCTTCATGCTGGCTGGCTTCCTGATCTACATCGCGGTGCGCTTCGAGTGGAAGTTCGCGGTCACCGCCAGCATCGTGGCGCTGTTCGACCTGCTGGTGACGGTGGCCTACGTGTCCCTGCTGGGCCGCGAGTTCGATCTGAACGTACTGGCCGGCCTGCTGTCGGTGATGGGCTTTGCGATCAACGACATCATCGTGGTGTTCGACCGCGTGCGTGAGAACTTCCGCAGCCTGCGTGCCGAGCCGATGGAAGTGCTGAACCGTTCGATCAACCAGACGCTGTCGCGTACGGTGATCACCGCGGTGATGTTCTTCCTGTCGGCGCTGGCGCTGTACCTGTACGGCGGCAGCTCGATGGAAGGCCTGGCCGAAACGCACATGATAGGTGCGGTGATCGTGGTGCTGTCCTCGATCCTGGTGGCCGTCCCGATGCTGACCATCGGCGCGCTGCGGGTAAGCAAGCAGGATCTGCTGCCCAAGGCAAAGGACGTCGAGGCCTTGGCCCGTCGCCCGTAA